In a genomic window of Pedobacter sp. KBS0701:
- a CDS encoding anti-sigma factor gives MNTIEQQLWDYIDGNLDDSSKKAIEEKIESDARIKSLHEELIKLNSVFGELDLDEPSMSFNRNVMENIASSPAPLAMKTKVDKKIIYCIGGFFVISLLALLGYVFYNANFEMPKLDLKVNLDLNLEKYITPTAIFAFLFADLVIGLIFLDQFLRKKVAQK, from the coding sequence ATGAACACAATAGAACAACAGCTTTGGGACTATATTGATGGGAATTTGGATGATTCTTCAAAAAAAGCCATCGAAGAAAAAATTGAATCGGATGCCAGGATTAAATCGCTGCACGAGGAACTGATAAAACTTAATTCTGTTTTTGGCGAACTAGATCTTGATGAACCCTCCATGTCTTTCAACAGAAATGTGATGGAAAATATTGCTTCATCTCCTGCCCCGTTAGCCATGAAAACCAAGGTAGATAAAAAGATTATTTATTGTATTGGTGGCTTTTTCGTTATCTCTTTACTGGCCTTGTTAGGTTATGTATTTTATAACGCTAACTTCGAAATGCCCAAACTCGATTTGAAGGTGAATCTTGATTTAAATTTAGAGAAATACATCACGCCAACGGCTATTTTTGCCTTTCTTTTCGCAGATCTGGTGATTGGATTAATTTTTCTCGATCAGTTTTTAAGGAAAAAAGTTGCTCAGAAGTAA
- a CDS encoding RNA polymerase sigma factor, giving the protein MEQKLTDLALIQNVLNGQTDQYGLLVKRHQRFVFSLALRFAKNREDAEEIAQDCFVKAYKALGTFKQTAKFSTWLYTITYTTAMTFLRKNRLDTTSIHDEGTILQLENLTSGFNANAYEKLDSHAFLNIAITQLLPDDAAIITLFYKGEQSLEEIGEVLHMEPNTIKVKLHRARQRLKEKLQYLLKDEVKELL; this is encoded by the coding sequence ATGGAGCAAAAACTTACCGATTTAGCACTGATACAAAATGTATTGAACGGCCAAACCGATCAGTATGGGCTGTTGGTAAAACGCCATCAACGATTTGTATTCTCGCTTGCTTTAAGGTTTGCCAAAAACAGGGAAGATGCCGAAGAAATTGCGCAGGATTGCTTTGTAAAAGCGTATAAAGCATTAGGTACTTTTAAACAAACAGCGAAGTTTAGCACCTGGCTGTACACGATTACCTATACTACAGCGATGACTTTTTTAAGGAAAAACCGTTTAGACACCACTTCAATACATGATGAAGGGACCATTTTGCAGCTCGAAAATCTAACCTCCGGTTTTAACGCAAATGCATACGAGAAGCTGGATAGCCATGCTTTTTTAAATATTGCCATTACCCAGCTTTTACCAGATGATGCCGCTATTATTACTTTGTTTTATAAAGGCGAGCAGAGTTTGGAAGAAATTGGGGAAGTATTACACATGGAGCCCAACACTATAAAAGTAAAGTTGCACAGGGCAAGGCAAAGACTTAAAGAAAAATTACAATATTTGTTAAAAGATGAAGTAAAGGAATTATTATGA